A single Chryseobacterium sp. DNA region contains:
- a CDS encoding cysteine hydrolase family protein → MENRFKIILTLGLIFISLITMNAQKQKMKNTALLIIDVQNDYFPGGKMTLEKAEQAGENTKKILEYFRNNNLPVIHIKHVSTNEGATFFLPDTDGAKIHHLVLPRESEKIVIKHFPNSFRETDLINYLQSKEIKNLVITGMMTDVCVEATTRAAFDFGFNNTIIGDATATRNRELNGEVVKAAEVQRSFLAGISALGNLYARVINTNEFLSK, encoded by the coding sequence ATGGAAAACAGATTCAAAATTATTCTGACCTTAGGTCTGATATTTATTTCACTGATTACAATGAACGCACAAAAACAAAAAATGAAAAACACCGCATTATTAATTATCGACGTACAAAATGATTATTTCCCGGGAGGAAAAATGACCTTGGAAAAAGCTGAGCAGGCTGGAGAAAACACCAAGAAAATTTTAGAATATTTCAGGAACAATAATCTTCCAGTCATTCATATCAAACATGTTTCAACGAATGAAGGAGCCACTTTTTTTCTTCCGGATACGGATGGAGCCAAGATTCATCATTTGGTTTTACCGCGAGAGAGTGAAAAAATAGTTATCAAGCATTTTCCGAACAGCTTTAGGGAAACGGATCTCATAAACTATCTACAATCAAAGGAAATCAAAAACCTAGTGATTACAGGAATGATGACGGATGTTTGTGTAGAGGCAACTACCAGGGCAGCTTTCGACTTTGGGTTTAATAATACAATTATTGGAGATGCTACAGCAACCAGAAACCGTGAACTGAACGGGGAAGTGGTAAAGGCGGCAGAAGTTCAGCGGTCTTTTTTAGCGGGGATCTCTGCCCTTGGAAATTTATATGCCCGTGTAATAAATACGAATGAATTTTTAAGTAAATAG
- a CDS encoding Crp/Fnr family transcriptional regulator, which yields MSDLLYKNISKYVNLSTEDFSRFVKPFEHRKFKKKEVALKEGDYCIFEGFVLNGCFKIYYLNENGFEQTLYFAVEGWWITDIDSLINNVPSILNIEALEDGEVLMISKKDKEHLYETMPQIEKLFRIMNQKSSVALQRRILSLTGKTADKRYLEFLEKYPGLEQRLTQQQVASYLGITHEFLSKIRRKMSLEK from the coding sequence ATGTCCGATCTGCTATATAAAAACATCAGCAAATATGTAAATCTTTCCACAGAGGATTTCAGCCGGTTTGTAAAGCCTTTTGAACACAGGAAATTTAAAAAGAAAGAAGTTGCCCTTAAAGAAGGAGACTATTGTATTTTTGAAGGATTTGTTCTGAATGGCTGTTTTAAAATCTATTACCTGAACGAAAACGGATTTGAGCAGACTTTGTATTTCGCGGTAGAAGGATGGTGGATCACAGATATAGACAGTCTTATCAATAATGTTCCGAGTATTCTGAATATTGAAGCCCTTGAAGACGGCGAAGTATTGATGATTTCCAAAAAAGACAAAGAACATCTGTACGAAACCATGCCTCAGATAGAAAAACTTTTTAGGATCATGAATCAGAAATCTTCGGTAGCATTGCAGAGAAGGATTCTTTCATTAACAGGTAAAACGGCAGATAAACGCTATCTTGAATTTCTTGAAAAGTACCCGGGGCTGGAACAGAGACTGACCCAGCAGCAGGTTGCATCCTATCTGGGAATTACCCATGAATTTCTTAGCAAAATCAGGAGAAAAATGTCATTGGAAAAATAG